In Plasmodium falciparum 3D7 genome assembly, chromosome: 5, the following proteins share a genomic window:
- a CDS encoding AP2 domain transcription factor AP2-O2, putative: MELENSNYFISIENLSADKNTGEEDIDILNNMSNLNLINENSSMVNSNGGGIKIGINKKDYDLYISQLKDKNINPLIRTKNKLNKKDGRNKNNYDDSSYYEMKIIDAKTNDYEYFGNLGLQKGLHENNIYNDKSDLKDYLKGDLKDDLKGDLKGDLKNDIYLVNKMENVQNFNDDNNCSEPTNHINTIRINDELDKISNKSCVLISGKVKEGCLPNDNNVIYYDNTNNYYCDVKNEEGMNLLKNVKTDEYSHNLNTNIFHEDMNLYDNYQHNIDEDIFGKNYRMNHYDHMNNSIVNDHIVYFGKNNDEETSLLTHDEKGDKHINKEYKKITYNDNNNDNNNDDDNNNNDSNSGHREEDRYPSDLLQNNIYNDDITLKDKYVENKYFQDAKRSNSFCNNKMEEDNDKYVCSNMVEKKIRSLINKKGGSIYDGDDQDSTNKPIIRIKEPLNDHKEKSFKKRNESNEGEYVYNNNEKEINDNMLYQDKINNNKFNTQSFHNLVNVPTEYDNSEYNVDEEYCSYKNKHNNIPYENMHHVNWKNEELEDINVNINSSIAIINVKRDVEKGNDWNGNNNENSNNNNNDYNNNNNNNNNNNDYNNNNNNNNNDYNNNNNNNDYNNNNNNNDYNNNNKNYNNNKNYNNNKNYNNNNNDDNQSNDDNQNNDEDDKMDDELIDNDDDDDNNKDDKKKNKQEESEEQKANTYGDIQSNATYVRRPQRKAAKKCISLWSEELRKKSEKNNLNYDKVKNINDSKKEERWLKKKERSEKKRIEKEKIEKEGNEKGGNEKEGNEKGSNEKEGNEKEGNKKEGNDNDEQHEINNKTYNHPNDKSYNYCEGDNKEMSEIYKNNEGDSLFKKVEIRNNLELNEDIKSSITNNNPLLNNDNIKEKEGNNSSLVNNENNIPILFNDSMDEREMFKYLDTLRHLPSKKGGSQYKLHKAMLTEQMVKRAKKFPMVQGVYFDRYQQRWSVNWIEDGKRVAKYFPIKLFGFDYARRLAIYCKIHQKIPEEALNFEQAYRANQQNNKAKNENTQTGGSSSSISSNSMKLKKGPKKNYGKKSGNINGGGDINGGGDINGEGNVNKDGYINKDGYINKDGYINKDGYINKDGYINKDGYINENEILGNIEKYIRIINKRTINKNMDEDGNIIQGHYNVVQQNDPVDHMNYKINNNNNNNNNKINSSNSLHYSNSVDSTTVHINPDSANSFSGSTHINNSNNLSIPKNYDNVLHNDVQYNIKDKINTEINKDIPSSIYDSICNNYDVNKKNNMENPFVDINDKTNTLKNLQTIFEQQMNISSDNLKNVNSIKQMDYLNVGKNVAENNFDDNKMGESAFESANIYKDEKNNDLSNVLNDNNMNNNNNNNNNLNVPLDIHKLRQHYLNILQNKCKDIVKMNIINKDENSKVNEDHNKYVDIDIKNNVLLSNLYNDVHLYGKYLNNATILDILKRRVDNNEQVNINEYDEDENDDDNNINNNNNKRRKIKIKNNHKEKNNQTDIEMNNQMSYQMNRETDMMENRSPGCLSLKSAGSCISSTSSCYKNVDNLSSNNSMLYDNKGCIPYNPNHPNNTNTNINTNINTNINTNINTNINTNTNNYSNNNNYSNNNGDNYYYNNVEGSLNKKSEEANDCRDDMLIGSFNGDEKVINKKKQKKRSLDIINMDKDKINALLEIGMYKENDMETLNMIYKKKMIGNNNDMKSDLEQNMKNMEGKDMIENISSNDNNTSFNNMNNININAYNILKDINKYRNIVNNLDHFNSLSSGMNKETTKKTLDMQKYNIMNSTYNPESINKMVVDKDNKEDSSDDINSRIVGVHYDRKQFRWKATWYTSHGRRCAKYYPVKQYGYLEAKKMAIECRKAYNLYKKLKKNPECIEYTSNDINFCSTIFPKEYYITLFENDEKKDMYYWENKKNNKKNSNKNNSTLIDSNEKQKRHYNEALKKINNFKTKDFNQLSEYMLSNKNDLNNLAQINKIDYPNSNNIMHMNNNESPNDILHATRENNNDINRNTIRHINDQVENQMNSPTRCYSNCHTNIHTNVHTNVHTNVHTNVHTSIHTNCQVNFLATCHTNCQVNNLSISQTNNISNDELNNISNDNSNNISNDQSNNISNDNSNNISNDQSNNISNDNSNNISNDQSNNISNDQSNNISNDQSNNISNDQSNNISNDQWGDNKSICSHYKNEINNKSPCCNVSINREMNNNNNNNNVCNMNNNNNNVCNMNNNNNNVCNMNNNNNNICDMNINHNCCQKNSSLCTSPASLLSLYYLSEHILQFQKGTIKYILQDLRDNCLSNLAYELKNITFQEYYMAIHNLNRYIDESKCYDDIFFLLKILAKHLEIKKIPSAYNEEEQKEFLNSLTIISKQIKYKCPHPISSNNMNNQSVGDE, translated from the coding sequence TCATCTATGGTTAACTCTAATGGTGGTGGTATTAAAAtaggaataaataaaaaggattatgatttatatattagtcaattgaaagataaaaatataaatcctTTAATACGaactaaaaataaattaaataaaaaagatggaagaaacaaaaataattatgatgattcttcatattatgaaatgaaaattattGATGCCAAGACCAATGATTATGAATATTTCGGTAACTTAGGATTACAAAAGGGACtacatgaaaataatatatataatgataaaagtGATTTAAAAGATTATTTAAAAGGTGATTTAAAAGATGATTTAAAAGGTGATTTAAAAGGTGATTTAAAGAATGATATTTATTTAGTtaataaaatggaaaatgttcaaaattttaatgatgataataactGTAGTGAGCCAACAAACCATATAAACACTATTAGGATAAATGACGAGCTTGATAAAATTAGTAATAAAAGTTGTGTTTTAATTTCAGGGAAAGTGAAAGAAGGATGTTTACCTAACGATAATAATGTTATTTACTATGATAATacgaataattattattgtgaCGTTAAAAACGAAGAAGGAATGAATTTactaaaaaatgtaaaaaccGATGAGTATTCTCATAACTtgaatacaaatatatttcatgaggatatgaatttatatgataattatcAACATAATATCGATGAAGATATATTTGGGAAGAATTATCGAATGAATCATTATGATCATATGAATAACTCCATAGTAAATGATCATATTGTGTATTTtggaaaaaataatgatgaggaAACAAGTTTATTAACCCATGATGAAAAAGGAGACAAGCATATAAATaaggaatataaaaagattacatataatgataataataatgataataataatgatgatgataataataataatgatagtaataGTGGGCATAGGGAAGAAGATAGATACCCAAGTgatttattacaaaataatatatataatgatgatataactTTAAAGGATAAATatgtagaaaataaatattttcaggATGCAAAAAGATCAAATTCATTTTGTAACAATAAAATGGAGGAAGACaatgataaatatgtatgtagCAATATGGTAGAAAAAAAGATAAGatctttaataaataaaaaaggggGTTCAATATATGATGGTGATGATCAAGATTCTACTAATAAACCAATAATAAGAATTAAAGAACCTTTGAATGATCATAAGGAAAAAagctttaaaaaaagaaatgaatcAAATGAAGGggaatatgtatataataacaatgaaaaagaaattaatgaCAATATGTTATACcaggataaaataaataataataagtttAATACACAAAGTTTTCATAATCTAGTAAATGTACCAACTGAATATGATAACAGTGAATATAATGTGGATGAAGAATACTgttcttataaaaataaacacaaTAATATACCATATGAAAATATGCATCATGTCAATTGGAAAAATGAAGAACTAGAAGATATAAACGTGAATATAAATTCTAGTATAGctataataaatgtaaaaagaGATGTAGAAAAAGGGAATGATTGGAATGGAAACAATAATGagaatagtaataataacaacaatgattataataataataataataataataataataataatgattataataataataataataataataacaatgattataataataataataataacaatgattataataataataataataacaatgattataataataacaacaaaaattataataacaacaaaaattataataacaacaaaaattataataacaacaataatgatgataatcaaagtaatgatgataatcaGAATAATGATGAGGATGATAAAATGGATGATGAACTTAtcgataatgatgatgatgatgataataataaagatgataaaaaaaaaaataaacaagaaGAATCAGAAGAACAGAAAGCTAATACTTATGGAGACATACAAAGTAATGCAACTTATGTTAGAAGACCTCAAAGAAAAGCAGCCAAAAAATGTATCAGCTTGTGGTCAGaagaattaagaaaaaaaagtgagaaaaataatttgaatTATGATAAAGTTAAGAATATTAATGATTCCAAAAAAGAGGAAAGgtggttaaaaaaaaaagaaagaagtgaaaagaaaagaattgaaaaggaaaaaattgaaaaggAGGGTAATGAAAAGGGAGGTAATGAAAAAGAAGGTAATGAAAAGGGAAGTAATGAAAAGGAAGGTAATGAAAAAGAAGGCAATAAAAAAGAAggtaatgataatgatgaacaGCATgagataaataataaaacatataaccATCCAAATGACAAGAGCTATAACTATTGCGAAGgtgataataaagaaatgtcagaaatatataaaaacaatgaaggagattcattatttaaaaaagttgaaataagaaataatttagaattaaatgaagatataaaatCAAGTATTACAAATAACAAtcctttattaaataatgacaacataaaagaaaaagaaggtaataattcttcattagtaaataatgaaaataatattcctatattatttaatgacTCTATGGATGAAAGGGAaatgtttaaatatttaGATACCTTAAGACATTTACCAAGTAAAAAAGGAGGGTCCCAATATAAATTACATAAAGCTATGTTAACTGAACAAATGGTAAAAAGAGCAAAGAAATTTCCAATGGTTCAAGGTGTATATTTTGATAGATACCAACAAAGATGGAGCGTTAACTGGATTGAAGACGGTAAAAGAGTAGCAAAATATTTTCCTATCAAACTCTTTGGTTTTGATTATGCGCGACGTTTGGctatatattgtaaaattCATCAGAAAATACCTGAAGAAGCTTTAAATTTTGAACAAGCTTATAGAGCTAatcaacaaaataataaagcaaaaaatgaaaacacACAAACGGGtggtagtagtagtagtattaGTAGTAACTCTATGAAATTGAAAAAAGGACCTAAGAAAAATTATGGCAAGAAGAGTGGAAATATAAATGGAGGGGGAGATATAAATGGTGGGGGAGATATAAATGGAGAGGGAAATGTAAATAAAGatggatatataaataaggatggatatataaataaagatggatatataaataaagatggatatataaataaagatggatatataaataaagatggatatataaatgaaaatgaaatacTTGGCAATATAGAGAAATATATacgtattattaataaaaggacaataaataaaaatatggatgAAGATGGAAATATAATTCAAGGGCATTATAATGTTGTACAACAAAATGATCCCGTTGATCatatgaattataaaattaataacaataataataataataataataaaattaatagtagtaatagCCTTCATTATAGTAATAGTGTTGATAGTACTACTGTTCATATAAATCCTGATAGTGCAAATAGTTTCAGTGGTAGTactcatattaataatagtaataatctTAGCATAcctaaaaattatgataatgttTTACATAATGAtgtacaatataatattaaggataaaataaatacagaaataaataaagatataccTTCATCTATTTATGATTCCATATGTAACAATTAtgatgttaataaaaaaaataatatggaaaatCCTTTTGtagatataaatgataaaacaAATACTCTTAAAAATTTACAAACCATATTTGAACAACAAATGAATATTTCATcagataatttaaaaaatgtaaatagtATAAAACAAATGGACTACTTAAATGTTGGAAAAAATGTTGCAGAAAATAATTtcgatgataataaaatgggTGAATCCGCTTTCGAGAGTGCAAACATATATAAGgacgaaaaaaataatgatttgTCTAATgtattaaatgataataatatgaacaataataataataataataataatttgaatgTACCTTTAGATATTCATAAATTGAGGCAACATTATCTAAATATCCTACAGAACAAATGCAAGGATATAGtcaaaatgaatattataaataaagatgagAATAGTAAAGTTAATGAAGaccataataaatatgttgatatagatataaaaaataatgtattattatcaaaCCTGTATAATGATGTACATTTGTATGGAAAATACTTGAACAATGCTACCATTCTGGATATTCTAAAAAGAAGAGTAGATAATAATGAACaggtaaatataaatgaatacgatgaagatgaaaatgatgatgataataatattaataataataataataaaaggagaaaaataaaaataaaaaataatcataaagaaaaaaataatcaaacaGATATTGAAATGAATAATCAAATGAGTTATCAAATGAATAGAGAAACAGACATGATGGAAAATCGTTCTCCAGGTTGTTTATCTCTAAAATCGGCAGGTTCGTGTATATCGTCTACCTCGTCGTGTTATAAGAATGTGGACAATTTATCATCTAATAATAGTATGTTGTATGATAATAAGGGATGTATCCCATATAATCCTAACCATCCTAACAATACTAATACTAATATTAATACTAATATTAATACTAATATTAATACTAATATTAATACTAATATTAATACTAATACCaataattatagtaataataataattatagtaataataatggtgataattattattataataatgttgaAGGTTctcttaataaaaaaagtgaaGAAGCAAATGATTGCAGGGATGATATGCTGATTGGTTCATTTAATGGAGATGAAAAagttataaacaaaaaaaaacaaaaaaagagaTCATtggatattataaatatggataaggataaaataaatgctTTGTTAGAAATAGGAatgtataaagaaaatgatatggAAACATTAAACAtgatatataagaaaaaaatgattggtaataataatgatatgaaaTCTGATTTAGaacaaaatatgaaaaatatggaagGAAAGGATATGATCGAAAATATATCATCTAATGATAACAACacatcatttaataatatgaataatattaatattaatgcatataatatcctaaaagatataaataaatatcgAAATATAGTAAACAATCTAGATCATTTTAATAGTTTATCATCAGGTATGAATAAAGAGACAACTAAGAAAACCTTAGATATGCaaaaatacaatattatGAATAGCACCTATAATCCAGAAAGTATAAACAAAATGGTTGTAGATAAGgataataaagaagataGTAGTGATGATATAAACTCAAGAATAGTAGGTGTTCATTATGATAGAAAACAATTTAGATGGAAGGCAACTTGGTATACTTCGCATGGTAGAAGATGTGCAAAATATTATCCAGTGAAACAATATGGATATCTAGAAGCAAAAAAAATGGCTATAGAATGTAGAAAggcatataatttatataaaaaattaaaaaaaaatccagAGTGTATTGAATATACTagtaatgatataaatttcTGTAGTACAATATTTCCAAAAGAATATTACATTACATTATTTGAGAATGATGAAAAGAAAGATATGTATTAttgggaaaataaaaaaaataataaaaagaatagtaataaaaataattctacACTTATTGACAGtaatgaaaaacaaaaaagacaTTATAATGAAgccttaaaaaaaattaataattttaaaacaaaAGATTTTAATCAATTATCAGAATATATgttatcaaataaaaatgatctAAATAATCTAGcacaaattaataaaatagattATCCAaattctaataatattatgcatATGAACAATAATGAATCACCAAATGATATTTTGCATGCAACaagagaaaataataatgatataaatagaaataCTATAAGACATATAAATGATCAAGTGGAAAATCAAATGAACAGTCCTACACGTTGTTATTCTAATTGTCATACCAATATACATACGAATGTTCATACAAATGTTCATACAAATGTTCATACAAATGTTCATACAAGTATTCATACAAATTGTCAGGTGAACTTTTTAGCTACATGCCATACCAATTGTCaagtaaataatttatcaattagccaaacaaataatatatcaaatgatGAATTGAACAATATATCAAATGATaattctaataatatatcaaatgatcaatctaataatatatcaaatgataattctaataatatatcaaatgatcaatctaataatatatcaaatgataattctaataatatatcaaatgatcaatctaataatatatcaaatgatcaatctaataatatatcaaatgatcaatctaataatatatcaaatgatcaatctaataatatatcaaatgatCAATGGGGAGATAATAAATCTATATGTAGCCATTATaagaatgaaataaataacaaaagcCCATGTTGCAATGTTTCAATTAATAgagaaatgaataataataataataataataatgtatgtaacatgaacaataataataat